In Streptomyces sp. NBC_00483, a single window of DNA contains:
- the recX gene encoding recombination regulator RecX: protein MTRRTDWADDDVRSAVPEDRGSGGGGAYDDMAYGEDVEAGSGAVDGPRRGGRKRGGAGPRGRRRRGGFGDPPGAAQDDGPPDSSRAEQGAPSGDPAERARNICLRLLTGTPRTRKQLADALRKREIPDDVADEVLTRFEEVGLINDSAFADAWVESRHHGRGLARRALARELRTKGVDSTVIDEAVGQLDSEREEETARELVARKLRSTRGLERDKRLRRLAGMLARKGYPEGMALRVVRQALEEEGEDTEDLGFGE from the coding sequence GTGACACGACGAACCGACTGGGCCGATGACGACGTACGCTCCGCCGTTCCCGAGGACCGGGGGAGCGGGGGTGGCGGGGCGTACGACGACATGGCGTACGGGGAAGACGTCGAAGCGGGGAGCGGCGCGGTGGACGGGCCGCGCCGAGGTGGACGCAAGCGGGGCGGGGCCGGGCCGCGTGGGCGTCGGCGCCGGGGCGGATTCGGGGATCCGCCCGGTGCCGCACAGGACGACGGCCCCCCTGACTCGTCGAGGGCCGAGCAGGGGGCGCCGTCAGGAGACCCGGCTGAGCGGGCGCGGAACATCTGTCTGCGTCTGCTCACCGGGACTCCGCGCACGCGCAAGCAGTTGGCCGACGCGCTGCGCAAGCGCGAGATCCCCGATGACGTGGCGGACGAGGTGCTCACCCGGTTCGAAGAGGTGGGGCTGATCAACGACAGTGCCTTCGCGGACGCGTGGGTGGAGTCGCGGCACCACGGCCGGGGACTTGCCCGCCGGGCGCTCGCCCGTGAGCTGAGGACCAAGGGCGTGGACTCGACGGTGATCGACGAGGCGGTCGGGCAGCTCGACTCCGAGCGGGAGGAGGAGACCGCGCGCGAACTCGTTGCGCGCAAGCTCCGTTCCACGCGGGGGCTTGAGCGTGACAAGCGGCTGCGCCGGCTCGCGGGGATGCTTGCCCGCAAGGGGTATCCGGAGGGCATGGCGCTGCGGGTGGTGCGGCAGGCGTTGGAGGAAGAGGGGGAGGACACCGAGGACTTGGGGTTCGGGGAGTAA
- a CDS encoding cysteine dioxygenase: MSSFTQSLAHSTAHSPTAPSRAPSAAPTQADLLAFVRRVAQDRDLVASLPLDPEGRTWVRLEGPDGSEAWLIGWPPGTGTGWHDHAESVGAFLTAGGALTENSLAARLPTDGWKTLELSEDVDRERHLTVGEGRAFGRHHVHEVLNESPTEHAVSVHAYYPPLPRIRRYSRTGPVLRLESVERPEDWQ, translated from the coding sequence GTGTCCAGTTTCACGCAATCCCTCGCGCACTCCACTGCGCATTCCCCTACGGCTCCCTCCCGGGCGCCGTCGGCCGCGCCCACGCAGGCCGACCTCCTCGCATTCGTCCGTCGCGTCGCTCAGGACCGCGACCTGGTCGCCTCTCTGCCGCTCGATCCGGAGGGCCGTACATGGGTGCGACTCGAAGGCCCCGACGGCAGCGAAGCCTGGCTCATCGGCTGGCCGCCGGGCACCGGCACGGGGTGGCACGACCACGCCGAGTCCGTCGGCGCCTTCCTGACCGCGGGCGGCGCGCTCACGGAGAACTCACTGGCCGCCCGCCTTCCCACCGACGGGTGGAAGACCCTGGAACTCTCCGAAGACGTCGACAGGGAACGGCACTTGACGGTGGGTGAGGGACGCGCCTTCGGCCGCCACCACGTGCACGAGGTCCTGAACGAGTCCCCCACCGAGCACGCCGTCTCGGTCCACGCCTACTACCCACCGCTCCCCCGGATCCGGCGCTACAGCCGCACCGGCCCGGTGCTGCGTCTGGAGTCGGTGGAACGCCCGGAGGACTGGCAGTGA
- a CDS encoding amino acid ABC transporter permease: MSASVLYDAPGPKARTRNRIYTVVGTLAVAGLIAFVVMQLASKDQFATAKWDIFNYANVRVAIRDGILTTLKVFAAAGALSLVLGVVLAVARYSEHRPIRWFATGFIELFRAIPLLITIYALWVLFLTYKSDLGVVGQNNSFWALVIGLTVYNSSVQAEVLRAGFQAVPRGQVEAAYALGLRKYQVMTMLLLPQAIRSMLPTIISQLVVTLKDTSLGYIITYAELLYAARKLANNTLVEGEYPYVPVLIVTGTIYVLMCLALSGLANWIERRGRRAKTGIKVAAAAEPVGEGGLMDAADLPGGAGHGSAAAEPVERPASDDRSEGPGSPRS, from the coding sequence ATGAGTGCCAGCGTTCTCTACGACGCCCCGGGCCCCAAGGCCCGCACGCGCAACCGGATCTACACCGTCGTCGGTACGCTCGCGGTCGCCGGTCTCATCGCCTTCGTGGTCATGCAGCTCGCGTCCAAGGACCAGTTCGCCACGGCCAAGTGGGACATCTTCAACTACGCCAACGTTCGTGTGGCGATCCGTGACGGCATCCTGACCACCCTGAAGGTCTTCGCCGCCGCGGGTGCGCTCTCGCTGGTGCTCGGCGTCGTCCTGGCGGTGGCCCGTTACTCGGAGCACCGGCCGATCCGCTGGTTCGCCACGGGCTTCATCGAGCTGTTCCGCGCCATCCCGCTGCTGATCACCATTTACGCCCTGTGGGTTCTTTTCCTCACCTACAAGAGCGACCTGGGCGTCGTCGGCCAGAACAACTCCTTCTGGGCGCTGGTGATCGGCCTGACGGTCTACAACAGCTCGGTACAGGCGGAGGTGTTGCGGGCCGGCTTCCAGGCCGTGCCGCGCGGCCAGGTCGAGGCGGCGTACGCACTGGGGCTGCGCAAGTATCAAGTGATGACCATGCTGCTGCTGCCGCAGGCGATCCGCTCGATGCTGCCGACGATTATCAGCCAGCTGGTGGTCACCCTCAAGGACACTTCGCTCGGCTACATCATCACGTACGCGGAGCTCCTGTACGCGGCCCGCAAGCTGGCCAACAACACGTTGGTCGAAGGCGAATACCCGTACGTTCCGGTACTCATCGTGACCGGCACGATCTACGTCCTGATGTGTCTGGCCCTGTCCGGGCTCGCCAACTGGATCGAGCGGCGCGGCCGCCGCGCCAAGACCGGCATCAAGGTGGCCGCGGCCGCCGAACCCGTCGGCGAGGGTGGCCTGATGGACGCCGCGGACCTGCCCGGCGGGGCGGGCCACGGCTCGGCCGCCGCCGAGCCCGTCGAGCGGCCGGCGAGCGATGACCGATCCGAAGGACCCGGTTCGCCAAGGAGTTGA
- a CDS encoding DUF3046 domain-containing protein, protein MRLTVFWQRMTDHFGSGYSDTFARDHVMAGLGGRTVQQALDAGWEAKEVWRVVCTAMDVPDEKR, encoded by the coding sequence ATGCGGTTGACGGTCTTCTGGCAGCGAATGACGGATCATTTCGGATCCGGTTACTCCGACACGTTCGCGCGTGATCATGTGATGGCGGGGCTCGGCGGGCGAACGGTCCAGCAGGCGCTCGACGCGGGCTGGGAGGCCAAGGAAGTCTGGCGTGTCGTGTGCACAGCGATGGATGTACCGGATGAGAAGCGCTGA
- a CDS encoding FAD-dependent monooxygenase, whose protein sequence is MDPVIVVGAGPVGLALSLALARHGVPSVILDEGPGKDEQRPARTVVLREDTAALAERLAGTSFEGIGAHWTGWRSMRRKQVMGVLTFGEQNTQGEPGASGGPGSPGGPVSPGETLPAPLHIAQHDLTDALRRAVDAERLIKVAVNSRLDSLEEEKTGLTAHTRGPKGTWWRGSYLVGCDGPRSTVRKLLDIRFPGRTAVERHAVAALRAELPWPGEALLHRSPPWRTSGRSGSEVVGRPLADGVWRLDWLLPPRSDLVTPDVLVTRIRETLAGWCGGSTPPYELLDTGVHTVHHRLARRWRVGRVFLAGDAAHLLGALGTQGLDEGLRDADNLAWKLALAWHDGAHSATDALLDSYQTERRAVVAGRLRAADQALPILRGGGGLRAYVPGAARGHDALLTDGHLGHGPLGAPGAYADSPLAPARSESQVEVGTAPGSPIVDVEVTAPDGSFVRLRDRLGRGPLLVVLVAPGTGVWERKHWMSAGLMPRLAASVAALPHEAELLVAERYPQAPAHTVLLIRPDGHLVTALSGVRPAELYEAARSALGRPAEEKGPVKSGAGR, encoded by the coding sequence GTGGACCCGGTGATCGTTGTCGGCGCGGGTCCCGTCGGGCTCGCGCTGTCCCTCGCCCTCGCGCGGCACGGCGTACCCTCCGTGATCCTGGACGAGGGCCCCGGCAAGGACGAACAGCGGCCCGCCCGCACGGTGGTGCTGCGCGAGGACACCGCGGCGCTGGCCGAGCGGCTCGCTGGTACGTCGTTCGAGGGCATCGGCGCCCACTGGACGGGCTGGCGCTCCATGCGCCGCAAGCAAGTGATGGGTGTGCTCACCTTCGGTGAGCAGAACACGCAGGGTGAGCCGGGCGCATCCGGTGGACCGGGGTCACCCGGTGGGCCGGTATCGCCCGGCGAAACGCTGCCCGCGCCGCTGCACATCGCCCAGCACGATCTGACCGACGCCCTGCGCAGGGCCGTCGACGCCGAGCGGCTCATCAAGGTCGCCGTCAACAGCCGCCTCGACTCGCTCGAGGAAGAGAAGACGGGCCTGACCGCACACACCCGCGGCCCCAAGGGCACATGGTGGCGCGGCAGTTACCTCGTGGGCTGCGACGGTCCGCGCTCCACGGTCCGCAAACTCCTCGACATCCGCTTCCCCGGCCGCACCGCCGTCGAACGACACGCGGTCGCCGCACTGCGCGCGGAACTTCCGTGGCCCGGTGAGGCGTTGCTCCATCGGAGCCCTCCGTGGCGGACCTCGGGCCGCTCGGGCTCGGAGGTCGTCGGCCGCCCCCTCGCCGACGGCGTCTGGCGCCTGGACTGGCTGCTGCCGCCCCGCAGCGACCTGGTCACCCCGGATGTCCTCGTGACCCGCATCCGGGAGACCCTCGCGGGCTGGTGCGGAGGCTCCACCCCGCCGTACGAACTGCTCGACACCGGAGTCCATACGGTCCACCACCGGCTCGCCCGCCGTTGGCGCGTGGGCCGCGTCTTCCTCGCGGGGGACGCGGCGCACCTGCTGGGCGCGCTCGGCACCCAGGGCCTGGACGAGGGGCTGCGCGACGCCGACAACCTCGCCTGGAAGCTGGCCCTCGCCTGGCACGACGGGGCGCACTCCGCCACCGACGCGCTGCTCGACAGCTACCAGACCGAGCGCCGTGCCGTGGTGGCCGGACGGCTGCGCGCCGCGGACCAGGCGCTGCCGATACTGCGCGGTGGCGGCGGGCTGCGGGCGTACGTCCCCGGCGCCGCGCGCGGGCATGACGCGCTGCTCACGGACGGTCACTTGGGGCACGGGCCGCTCGGCGCGCCGGGGGCGTACGCCGACTCGCCGCTCGCGCCCGCGCGCTCCGAGTCGCAGGTGGAGGTGGGCACGGCGCCCGGCTCACCGATCGTCGACGTCGAGGTGACGGCGCCCGACGGCTCGTTCGTACGGCTCCGGGACCGGCTCGGCCGCGGGCCACTGCTCGTCGTCCTCGTCGCCCCCGGGACCGGGGTGTGGGAGCGCAAGCACTGGATGTCGGCGGGTCTGATGCCGCGGCTCGCGGCGTCCGTCGCGGCGCTCCCCCACGAGGCAGAGCTGCTTGTCGCGGAGCGTTACCCACAGGCTCCGGCGCACACGGTGCTGCTGATCCGGCCCGACGGCCATCTGGTCACGGCACTGAGCGGCGTACGCCCGGCGGAGCTCTACGAGGCCGCGCGCTCGGCCCTCGGCAGGCCCGCGGAGGAGAAAGGTCCGGTAAAGAGCGGCGCCGGCCGCTGA
- the recA gene encoding recombinase RecA yields MAGTDREKALDAALAQIERQFGKGAVMRMGERPNEPIEVIPTGSTALDVALGVGGIPRGRVVEVYGPESSGKTTLTLHAVANAQKAGGQVAFIDAEHALDPEYAKKLGVDIDNLILSQPDNGEQALEIVDMLVRSGALDLIVIDSVAALVPRAEIEGEMGDSHVGLQARLMSQALRKITSALNQSKTTAIFINQLREKIGVMFGSPETTTGGRALKFYASVRIDIRRIETLKDGTDAVGNRTRVKVVKNKVAPPFKQAEFDILYGQGISREGGLIDMGVDHGFVRKAGAWYTYEGDQLGQGKENARNFLKDNPDLANEIEKKIKEKLGVGVRPEEPSSEPAADAAAEAAPAEDAAKTVPAPKVAKSKAAAAKS; encoded by the coding sequence ATGGCAGGAACCGACCGCGAGAAGGCGCTCGACGCCGCGCTCGCACAGATTGAACGGCAATTCGGTAAGGGCGCAGTGATGCGCATGGGCGAGCGGCCGAATGAGCCCATCGAGGTCATCCCCACCGGGTCGACCGCGCTCGACGTCGCGCTCGGCGTCGGCGGTATCCCGCGTGGCCGTGTGGTGGAGGTGTACGGGCCGGAGTCCTCCGGTAAGACGACCTTGACCCTGCACGCAGTGGCCAACGCTCAGAAGGCCGGCGGCCAGGTGGCGTTCATCGACGCCGAGCACGCGCTCGACCCCGAGTACGCGAAGAAGCTCGGCGTCGACATCGACAACCTGATCCTGTCCCAGCCGGACAACGGTGAGCAGGCTCTCGAGATCGTCGACATGCTGGTCCGTTCCGGCGCCCTCGACCTGATCGTCATCGACTCCGTCGCCGCGCTCGTGCCGCGCGCGGAGATCGAGGGCGAGATGGGCGACTCGCACGTGGGTCTGCAGGCTCGCCTGATGAGCCAGGCGCTCCGAAAGATCACCAGCGCGCTCAACCAGTCCAAGACCACCGCGATCTTCATTAACCAGCTGCGCGAGAAGATCGGCGTCATGTTCGGCTCGCCCGAGACCACGACCGGTGGTCGCGCGCTGAAGTTCTACGCCTCGGTGCGTATCGACATCCGTCGTATCGAGACCCTGAAGGACGGCACGGACGCGGTCGGCAACCGCACCCGCGTCAAGGTCGTCAAGAACAAGGTCGCGCCGCCCTTCAAGCAGGCCGAGTTCGACATCCTCTACGGACAGGGCATCTCCCGCGAGGGCGGCCTGATCGACATGGGCGTGGATCACGGCTTCGTCCGCAAGGCCGGCGCCTGGTACACGTACGAGGGCGACCAGCTCGGCCAGGGCAAGGAGAACGCGCGCAACTTCCTGAAGGACAACCCCGACCTGGCCAACGAGATCGAGAAGAAGATCAAGGAGAAGCTGGGCGTCGGCGTCCGTCCGGAGGAGCCGAGCAGCGAGCCGGCCGCGGACGCGGCGGCTGAGGCCGCTCCTGCCGAGGACGCGGCCAAGACGGTGCCCGCGCCCAAGGTGGCCAAGTCCAAGGCCGCGGCGGCCAAGAGCTAA
- a CDS encoding aminoglycoside phosphotransferase family protein: protein MTHTSIEITAELVQELLHEQHPDLADRPVRLGARGWDNQLWRLGDDLAVRLPWATDSADALLRKEHAWLPALAPRLPLPIPVPQRLSEPSERFPHPWIVTTWVPGSPADRAPATAAESADILAAFLTALHQPAPEGAPTGRNRGGPLAEHAEGFAQQLSEATEHGLIPDPDAVRAIWEDAAGAPEWSGPPLWLHADLHPANLLTADGTFCGVIDFGDLCVGDPAWDLAAAWLLLPDGATERFHIAYRPAPDAATLRRARGWAVMKALVCILIGHAGDQGRPGGKPSWGPPGHASLRRLVASAAH, encoded by the coding sequence ATGACCCACACCTCGATCGAGATCACCGCCGAGCTGGTCCAGGAGCTGCTCCACGAACAGCACCCCGACCTGGCCGATCGCCCCGTGAGACTCGGCGCCCGGGGGTGGGACAACCAGCTGTGGCGGCTCGGCGACGACCTCGCCGTCCGGTTGCCCTGGGCCACCGACTCCGCGGACGCGCTGCTGCGCAAGGAGCACGCCTGGCTCCCCGCGCTCGCCCCGCGTCTCCCCTTGCCCATCCCTGTCCCCCAGCGCCTCAGTGAACCCTCCGAGCGGTTTCCCCACCCCTGGATCGTCACCACCTGGGTACCGGGCTCGCCCGCCGACCGGGCCCCCGCCACCGCCGCCGAGTCGGCCGACATCCTGGCCGCCTTCCTGACCGCCCTGCACCAGCCTGCCCCCGAGGGGGCGCCGACCGGCCGCAATCGTGGGGGTCCGCTGGCCGAGCATGCCGAGGGATTCGCCCAGCAGCTCTCCGAGGCCACCGAGCACGGCCTGATCCCCGACCCGGACGCCGTTCGCGCGATCTGGGAGGACGCCGCCGGCGCGCCGGAGTGGTCGGGCCCGCCACTGTGGCTCCACGCCGACCTGCATCCGGCCAACCTCCTCACCGCGGACGGCACATTCTGCGGCGTGATCGACTTCGGTGACCTCTGCGTGGGCGATCCGGCCTGGGACCTCGCCGCCGCCTGGCTGCTGCTGCCGGACGGCGCCACCGAACGCTTCCACATCGCCTACCGGCCGGCCCCCGACGCCGCCACCCTGCGCCGCGCCCGCGGCTGGGCCGTCATGAAGGCCCTGGTCTGCATCCTCATCGGGCACGCCGGCGACCAGGGCCGCCCCGGCGGCAAGCCCTCCTGGGGGCCACCCGGACACGCTTCGCTTCGCCGCCTTGTCGCGTCGGCCGCGCACTGA
- a CDS encoding amino acid ABC transporter permease, whose amino-acid sequence MNVLLDHLSEFREGFLGTIGLTLASGLLAMLLGTVLAGFRVSPVPPLRYFGTAWVTLFRNTPLTLLFLVIWFAVPQVLDFGFSPWVKALIVLSCYTSSFVCEAVRSGISTVPLGQAEAARSIGMSFFQTLGLVILPQAVRTVLPPLSSIFIALTKNSAIAGAFSVTELFGWQKLLSDQGYPIAWVFLWVALGYLVITFAISILFRVLERTLEVAR is encoded by the coding sequence GTGAATGTACTGCTCGACCACCTTTCGGAATTCCGCGAGGGATTCCTCGGCACCATAGGCCTGACCCTGGCCAGTGGCCTCCTCGCGATGCTGCTCGGCACGGTCCTCGCCGGTTTCCGGGTCTCGCCCGTACCGCCCCTGCGGTACTTCGGCACCGCCTGGGTCACGCTGTTCCGCAACACCCCGCTGACGCTGCTGTTCCTCGTCATCTGGTTCGCGGTGCCCCAGGTCCTCGACTTCGGCTTCAGCCCGTGGGTCAAGGCCCTGATCGTGCTGAGCTGCTACACCTCGTCGTTCGTCTGCGAGGCGGTGCGCTCCGGCATCAGCACCGTGCCGCTCGGGCAGGCCGAGGCGGCGCGCTCGATCGGCATGTCGTTCTTCCAGACGCTCGGCCTGGTCATCCTGCCGCAGGCGGTGCGCACCGTGCTGCCGCCGCTGAGCTCCATCTTCATCGCGCTGACCAAGAACTCGGCCATCGCGGGCGCCTTCAGCGTCACCGAACTGTTCGGCTGGCAGAAGCTGTTGAGCGACCAGGGGTACCCGATCGCCTGGGTCTTCCTGTGGGTGGCGCTCGGCTACCTGGTCATCACCTTCGCCATCAGCATCTTGTTCCGGGTGCTCGAGAGGACCCTGGAGGTCGCCCGATGA
- a CDS encoding rhodanese-like domain-containing protein, with the protein MSTSSPVGIDELLEQVRSGLDRVEARDAFDAASRGEALLVDIRYAALREYDGLIPGALVVERNELEWRLDPRGSHRAPEATGHDLRVVVVCNEGYASSLAAASLHQLGLHRATDLVGGFQAWRAAGLPVTGA; encoded by the coding sequence GTGAGCACTTCATCACCGGTGGGCATCGACGAGCTTCTCGAGCAGGTGCGATCCGGTCTCGACCGGGTCGAGGCGCGGGACGCCTTCGACGCGGCGTCCCGTGGCGAGGCGCTCCTGGTCGACATCCGGTACGCGGCGCTGCGGGAGTACGACGGGCTGATCCCCGGGGCCCTTGTGGTCGAGCGCAACGAGCTGGAATGGCGCCTCGACCCCCGTGGCAGCCACCGCGCTCCGGAGGCCACCGGTCACGACCTGCGCGTCGTGGTCGTCTGCAACGAGGGCTATGCGTCGAGCCTCGCCGCCGCCTCCCTGCACCAACTGGGCCTGCACCGCGCGACGGACCTGGTGGGCGGCTTCCAGGCGTGGCGGGCGGCGGGACTGCCGGTGACGGGGGCCTGA
- a CDS encoding AI-2E family transporter, with product MPRWLPRAMVLALAFIACYQLGYWAFHQLIGLLTNVLIAFFLALAVEPAVSRMAARGLRRGFATFLVFLAVTAVSAGFVVLLGSMLAGQIVDMFDDFPKYLDQLISWVNDTFHTDLNRVEVQDSLLHSDWLQKYVQNSATGVLDVSTQVLGGLFQLLTVLLFSFYFAADGPRLRRALCSVLPPAKQTEVLRAWEIAVDKTGGYLYSRGLMALISGVAHYVLLAALGVPYAPVLAVWVGLVSQFIPTIGTYLAGALPMLIAFTVDPWYALWVFVFVVVYQQFENYVLQPKLTAKTVDIHPAVAFGSVIAGTALLGAVGALISIPAVATLQAFLGAYVKRYDVTDDPRVHGHRRRGSSLWVRMRRVVKEPDSGDQ from the coding sequence ATGCCGCGCTGGCTGCCGCGTGCCATGGTGCTCGCCCTGGCCTTCATCGCCTGCTACCAGCTGGGCTATTGGGCCTTCCACCAGCTGATCGGGCTGCTGACCAACGTGTTGATCGCGTTCTTCCTGGCGCTCGCCGTGGAGCCCGCGGTCAGCAGAATGGCGGCGCGCGGGCTGCGCCGGGGCTTCGCCACCTTCCTGGTGTTCCTCGCGGTGACGGCCGTGAGTGCGGGTTTCGTCGTGCTTCTCGGGTCGATGCTCGCGGGCCAGATCGTGGACATGTTCGACGACTTCCCGAAGTACCTCGACCAGCTCATCAGCTGGGTCAACGACACGTTCCACACGGATCTCAACAGGGTCGAGGTACAGGACAGCCTGCTGCACTCGGACTGGCTCCAGAAGTACGTCCAGAACAGTGCCACCGGTGTCCTGGACGTCTCCACGCAGGTGCTCGGCGGGCTGTTCCAGCTCCTGACGGTTCTGTTGTTCTCGTTCTACTTCGCCGCCGACGGCCCGCGCCTGCGGCGTGCGCTGTGCTCGGTCCTGCCGCCCGCGAAGCAGACCGAGGTGCTGCGCGCCTGGGAGATCGCCGTCGACAAGACCGGTGGGTATCTCTACTCGCGTGGCCTCATGGCGCTGATCTCCGGGGTCGCGCACTACGTCCTGCTCGCGGCGCTCGGCGTCCCGTACGCGCCCGTGCTCGCCGTATGGGTGGGGCTCGTCTCGCAGTTCATCCCGACCATCGGCACGTACCTGGCGGGCGCCCTGCCGATGCTGATCGCCTTCACCGTGGATCCCTGGTACGCGCTGTGGGTGTTCGTCTTCGTAGTCGTGTACCAGCAGTTCGAGAACTATGTGCTGCAGCCGAAGCTGACCGCGAAGACGGTGGACATCCACCCGGCGGTCGCCTTCGGTTCGGTCATCGCGGGCACCGCGCTCCTGGGGGCCGTCGGCGCCCTGATCTCGATCCCGGCCGTCGCGACGCTGCAGGCGTTCCTGGGCGCGTACGTGAAGCGCTACGACGTCACCGACGACCCGCGCGTGCACGGGCACCGCAGACGCGGGTCGTCTCTCTGGGTGCGGATGCGCCGCGTCGTGAAGGAACCGGACTCCGGGGACCAGTAG
- a CDS encoding putative leader peptide, with product MTVDTDVRLWRRVHMDLIRYAGCVCHPSC from the coding sequence GTGACGGTCGACACCGATGTACGCCTGTGGCGGAGGGTCCATATGGACCTCATCCGCTACGCGGGCTGCGTGTGTCATCCCTCCTGCTGA
- a CDS encoding PucR family transcriptional regulator, producing MPLSPEARSLAARCEPRVNELARRMAREAFEELPGYAELPDDVKDLEIAATARYGVRLFLRHVGDPDTQQPGRHRLFRERAAQRAEEGMPLHLLLRTHALGSYVLWRALREAAEPGDEAALVELVDLLLRAQPGVVGSVAETYLDERSALEAEQHAQRRSLVRGLLDGMVPPGHVLLDQLRLTGPAHVLALATDAAPSEGPVAVRRRLRRLQSVLDRTFGAAVLTLLDGDGGRVVVPEDCPPPADLPAHLSRASGLPVRVAAVRADGPELIPDAARTATEVLRIARACGLPPGLHRLDDVLLEYHLSRRNESSHLIAALLDPVAERPELLETLRTHLTHQQDRRATADALGLHPNTVDNRLAKIAEWTGIELSSPRGTALAIAALLLRDADH from the coding sequence GTGCCGTTGTCCCCGGAAGCGCGTTCTCTCGCCGCGCGCTGCGAGCCGCGCGTCAACGAACTGGCGCGGCGCATGGCCAGGGAGGCCTTCGAGGAACTCCCCGGCTACGCGGAGCTGCCGGACGACGTGAAGGACCTGGAGATCGCGGCGACCGCGCGGTACGGCGTACGGCTGTTCCTGCGCCACGTCGGGGACCCGGACACACAGCAGCCCGGAAGGCACCGGCTGTTCCGCGAGAGGGCCGCTCAGCGCGCCGAGGAGGGCATGCCGCTGCACCTCCTGCTGCGCACGCACGCGCTCGGTTCCTACGTCCTGTGGCGGGCGCTGCGCGAAGCGGCGGAGCCCGGCGACGAGGCGGCCCTCGTCGAACTCGTCGACCTCCTGCTGCGGGCCCAGCCCGGAGTCGTCGGATCGGTCGCCGAGACATACCTGGACGAACGGTCCGCCCTTGAGGCCGAACAGCACGCGCAGCGGCGGTCGTTGGTCCGCGGGCTGCTCGACGGGATGGTCCCGCCCGGACACGTGCTCCTCGACCAGCTCCGGCTCACGGGGCCCGCCCACGTGCTCGCACTCGCCACGGACGCGGCTCCTTCGGAGGGGCCCGTCGCGGTGCGCCGCCGACTGCGCCGGCTGCAGAGCGTCCTGGACCGCACCTTCGGTGCGGCCGTGCTCACCCTCCTGGACGGCGACGGGGGACGGGTCGTCGTCCCGGAGGACTGCCCGCCGCCCGCCGACCTGCCGGCCCACCTGAGCCGGGCGAGCGGCCTGCCCGTGCGGGTGGCCGCGGTGCGGGCGGACGGCCCCGAGCTCATACCCGACGCGGCCCGCACCGCGACCGAGGTCCTGCGCATCGCGCGCGCGTGCGGCCTGCCACCGGGCCTGCACCGCCTCGACGACGTCCTGCTCGAGTACCACCTCTCCCGGCGCAACGAGAGCAGCCACCTCATCGCTGCCCTCCTCGACCCTGTAGCCGAGCGGCCGGAGCTCCTGGAGACGCTCCGCACGCATCTGACCCACCAGCAGGACCGCAGGGCCACCGCGGATGCGCTCGGGCTGCACCCGAACACGGTCGACAACCGGCTGGCGAAGATCGCCGAGTGGACCGGCATCGAACTGTCCTCACCGCGCGGCACGGCTCTGGCCATCGCGGCGCTGCTCCTGCGCGACGCGGATCACTGA